DNA sequence from the Schistocerca serialis cubense isolate TAMUIC-IGC-003099 chromosome 9, iqSchSeri2.2, whole genome shotgun sequence genome:
tgcaaatccggctgcattatgtctagcacaagcatgaagcttggccaaaagttcaagtccatatcttcaactgcaaggaaatcattgcagtcttaatattggtcaaaatttgtcgcgttgtgtcacgacaaattttgaagtatactttgagtcgagttatttgaccggggtttgcatgagtaatgttatacataatttcgttggaatcagcaaaaaaaaactgtacagggtcgcatcttactaaccattcttatgaattagtttcgattttattagactccaaatatgacatttttttatgttgcatgcacacggactaagtacacttcagacaagggggtctagatcagcagctattgcagctagaggcctgaaatcttgggaaacttacttcaacacttgactaaagctacagttaaaatttgacgaaaattggagaccatgatggtgggaactttttttcagttttagaccacttggtgtggaatgacccgACTGGATTTTTGGGCAGCTCATGTAGCTGCCTGTATGATTCCCGCCACAGCGGGCGCAAGTGGGGGGAGCGTCCCGGGGTTTGGAGCACTCCGAGGAGGCATGACCACCTGCAAACTTCATCCATCGCACTTCGCGGGTGCAGTCACCCGCAAAGTGCGCCAGTCCTTGGCAGCGAAAGCACACCCGGGTCATCCTCCTGGAGCGGGGCTTCTCCATCGTCACTTCGACGTGGTCAAGGAGGGTGAGGGTGGGGAGGAGGCGGTTCTCCGGCGTGTCAGGAGCGGAAACGAAGAAGAGTGGGGTGAGGCGGCGGGTGCAGGGGGAAATGATCCTGGAAATGACTGAGGGGGTGATGCCTAATGAATTTAGGGCCATCTTCAGGTCATCGCCAGAGTACTTCATAGGAAGCCCCCTGACGACCCGCAGGCGGCGGGACTTGGTGGGGTAGGAGAAGTATGTGATGTTGGAAGTGTGGAGTGTGTAGAGAACTTTACAGAGATCCTCTGGGGATTGAAGAGAAACTCTATACTGGTCATTGGGATTTGATTTGATCTGGTAGGGGGAGGTGGTGACGGTGTTCAGAATATCTAGAAGTTTTTTGAGGGGCCGACTGTAATCAATGAtaatgggcggggggagggggggtgactttgggagggggaggggcagcgtctgcagcaccatcaatggctgcaaattggTTATGGACGGGCACATCTGTTGCCATCGCTGCGGATTGACGGCGAGGTGCCGTTTTGCGCGGTACTTGGAATCCTTCCGCGTCGACTATGGCCTTTTTCTTCTTAGACTGCCCGCGTTTAGCAGGCTGTGTGGCCTCCGAATCGGAGGAGGAGGCTAACTGCCGCTTCCGACGCTCAGCGACCGGGCGCCGATGGTCGTCATCGAACTCCATCACGCTCCCGTCATCGCTGCCGTCGGCCGCGGCAGTCATGTTCGGGTAGAAGAGGGCCTGAAGCCGAACAGGATCGACCTGCTGGCCCCCCTCCTCTGCGGCGTCGCGGAGGGCGATCAGTTGCTCTTGCAGTCCCTCCTGTATGTCTGCGTCTGACATCAGTGACGACGCAAGGTCTTCATCAGGTGCCGGAAGCGGTTGTGGGACGCATACAGCGTCCTGTATGTCCGTCATGTCGAGTGGAgttctggcgggggggggggggggggggggggtggagggggcagCGGGATCTACAACGCGGCGCACGCGGTCTTGGcccacgtgaagggggccctgaTGCGCAAATTTCCCTAATCGCCCTAGGTGCAGCTTCATTGATGGCTGCATCAATGAAGCTGCGACCGGGAGTGGCAGGGGAGGGGCAGATGACTGTGAATGTGAtggttgtggtggtgatggtggaggtGCAGATAGTAGTCATCGGCGACGCAATAGCGTCGCCGGCTGCGGGTGTCTTAGTCGTTTTAGTTGACCCAATCGTCACCGTTGCCGTGTGCGTGGTCGTTGTAGGTGTGGGGGCCGCCGACGGAGCaagctccgccggacggcgatccgccacacccgtcTCATCAGAACGCACGTCTGTCTCCCGCGCCATCCCAGCTCGGAATCGCGGCTGGGCAAGTGTGGcgagagcggtagtggtgggggtagCGACTGGGCAGTGAgcgagcactggaggggaagtgccgcccaattttgtgaacattattttattatttctattattatgcTATTAACATTATGAATCTTCCATACCATTTCTATGGGATTTAGTTCAGGATGGTAAGGAGGTACACGGAGAACAGAATGACCATAAGTGCCAGAAGTTTATCCACAGTGTAAATCTTTGTGGGTTTGTTGCTTTCTATTAAGGGAAGCAGTTCGATCTTCGTGCTTCCCTAGTGAAATGGAATGTTTCGGGAATTTAGCCGATATTCCATGTCACCTTTTCTGCTAGGCATTGTTGGTGGTTTTTCATGCATAACATTGTGATAACTAGCATTGTCAAGCACAACAACGGAGTTTTGCGGCACATTCGGTATTAGTTTGTTTTCCAGCCGCCTGGTAACGAATATAGCCGTTCAGTCTAATTATGACACTACTGTACGTGTGTAGCACAATCAGAAGTTAAAAGATAAAACAAATACCTTGAAAAATTTTCAGTATTCATTTCTGCGTGATAATTTCCCGTTTTAGTGCCGGATTTGAAAATTAAAAGTGCATTTGGCACAAAACCTGATTTGCCTCCTGTGCTCAGAAAAATCACATAAACGCGTTAATAACACCGACGCATCAGATATTTTTGTTACCTGCGTGTATTATAATCAGACGGTGTCCTTTTGAAAGTGGCGCCTTTACTCCTTTACTTGAGCCATCTGTCCACTCTTGGGGCGTAGTACGCGAACTGTGAATATAGGTTTCAATAAAATGTATGATAGGTCTATCCTCTTCACGGTACTTTTTAATTTCTTTAACCATTCAATACGTTTACTGCGTATTTCTAAACGATCCACGAGCACCTTCCTGTTATATTGTTTTGCGCCACCTGATAGATATTAAGCACGTTAATTGCACAAAAATTGATGCATATAAATAATacattgacattaaaaaaaaaccaaCGTTCCGGAAGCCTTAAGTTTGAAGTAGGTGCCGTAATGAAGAAATACTCCCCTTAAAAGGCGTATTTTCTCTTACTACGGGATAAAGTGCCTTTACTGTGGGACGCTGTTTGTTTGTGACGTGGAAATTGTGTATCAGTCTCCGCACaacttgttcatcaaaatcatctaAATGTAAAAtctttttctctttattcctcttttTTGCGGGAGTAGAGAAACCCTCGGAACTGCCGGCAACTACTTTTTCTCCCTCTTTCTTTATTCTCCGTTTTGTTCGAAGTGACACACGAGTAGCAGCCTGCGCTCTTTCTAGAACACTTTTTACTGGATTTGGCCCCTCTCTTTTGCCTCGTGTGACACAAATATAATTACATTGAAAATAGTCTCTGTTGCCAGTCTGTGCAGAACTCTTCCTGCCCCTATAGTGATGGCAGACTGCGGTGCCGTGCCGTGTGTACCGCAGCGCTCACTCGACGTGCACTAGCTGACAGGCTGAACGGCGGGGTGGACCCGCCCAGCGCTGCGGACGGAAACTCGTGTCTGCGCATCGGCCACCTTATCCTGTGCGGACTCATACGTCCGTTCGGCGCGGCGTCGCTGACTCGACTCGCCAGGGGCCGAGGCCGTGATTCCATTCGTTGAAACTCCCGTTTCCGGGTTTCAGAGAATTTACGAAGTTTCAGCATATGAAATGCTATTTCTTCCATAAGTAGCCTTTGTGTACGCTTTAGTTTTCCGTGCATGTTGGTTTTCCGTGTTTTCTGGTGTGTGGGTTTCTTGCTACAATTGGTCTTCGTCAGTATGCCTGGCGAAGTTGGTGTGGCCAGCGCAGGTGCGCCCTCCGCTCTTCACGACTGCCGATTTCGTGGATCTTCACGTTCTGCGATGCATTCGGTTGTGTAGTCCTTGGACGTCTGCTGTCTCGTGTAGCTCTTCGCTTGGGAAATCCGGTGGTAGATGGAGTGCCCATTTCAGTGCTCTATTTTGCACCACTTGTATCCTTTTTAGGTTCGTTGGTGCTGTGTTTCCCCATCGACCCCGGCGTATTCCAACACTGGTCGTATGAATGTTTTGTAGAGTAAGTAACACTCCCAGGTGATCCGGCAGTGAAGAATTCGGGTTTAGTATGGGAAACATGCTGATGCATCCCATCGTCTTTTTTCCGAATTTCTTCAATATGTGGGCGCCACGTTAGTCTCTTGTGGAGTGTGACGCCCAGTTATTTGACGGTTTCTCTCCGGGGGACTAGTCTTCCACATAGAGTTATCTCCTGGAGGTCAGTCGGCAGATTTCGGTGAGCTGTGCCGATGGCTTGTGATTTGGTGGCGTTGTACGCCAGCCTCCACTTCGCCACCCAGTCTTCCAGGCTCGTGGCTGCGCTTTGCAGTCGCCTTTGCAGAAGTTGGGGCTGCATGCTGCGGCTGTACACTGCAGtatcgtccgcgtacagggcgagttGCACCCGATCCGTACGCGGAAGGTCGGCAGTGTACAGCGAGTAGAGCACTGGACCCAGCACCGAACCTTGCGGGACTCCGGCGAGTATTCGGCGTTCTGTGGAGATTCCACAGTCTGCCCGTACGTGAAACGGACGACCTGCGAGATAGCTCTGCAGGAGCTTCACGTGTGGCCCAGGAATCCCCAATGTAAACAGTTTATAAAGGAGACCTTTCTGCCGCACTGAATCAAATGCACGAGACGCTTCGAGCAGAAGCGCGACGAAATAGTCGCGTCGAACCAGGGCACAGAAATCGTCCTCTGTGAGCCAAAGTAGTTGATAGGTGGTAGAATGCCCCTTCCGGAATCCAAATTCCTCGTCGGGCAGGAGGTTTTCCGCGTCGACATGGTTGCCCAGACGCCAGAGGAACAGCCTCTAAAAGATCTTCGAGAGCGCTGGCAGAAGACTGATAGGGAGGTAGTTTTTCGCCTTCCCTAGCTTAGGGAGGACCACGATCTCGGCGTGCTCCCAGCACTCTGGAAATTCTCCTGTTGTGAGGATGGAGTTGTAGATCTTCGTGAGGTGCACAGCTGCCATTGGCGGCGGTTGTTTAATGAGTTGGTTGGTGACGAGGTCAGGGCCTTCTGCCTTTCTGCCGTTGAGCTGGCGCAGCTGGAGCTCCGACCTCCTCTTCGGCGATCAGCTGGATGACGGTTTCAGCATCTTCGGCCGCCATGAAAACCTGAAGTCGTTCCTCTACGAGCGCCACGTGGGGTCTTCCACCGAGTTGAAGTTTGCAGCGAACACGTGCGAAAGGGCGTTGGCCT
Encoded proteins:
- the LOC126419707 gene encoding uncharacterized protein LOC126419707, which gives rise to MNGWNGGGGGGHGLGEGRGKLEWDGLEERAESGGDCRGQGLKHIVDEVTKGAGASGGSVPGFGALRGGMTTCKLHPSHFAGAVTRKVRQSLAAKAHPGHPPGAGLLHRHFDVVKEGEGGEEAVLRRVRSGNEEEWGEAAGAGGNDPGND